From a region of the Cololabis saira isolate AMF1-May2022 chromosome 8, fColSai1.1, whole genome shotgun sequence genome:
- the asip1 gene encoding agouti signaling protein 1 → MNASLLLGCFVFAATQYFLCSAHMILDERLYNNKVVVSNALSQSLEIDPPPVVIVELPKSVKKKEKSKKQKKSKLSVKRRPPPPPNCVPLWGSCKSPGNVCCDYCAFCQCRLFRTVCFCRMGNPRC, encoded by the exons ATGAATGCCTCCCTGCTGCTTGGCTGCTTCGTCTTTGCTGCAACGCAGTACTTCCTCTGTTCAGCCCACATGATCCTGGATGAGAGACTTTACAACAATAAAGTTGTTGTATCCAATGCTTTGTCTCAAAGCTTAGAAATAGACCCACCTCCTGTGGTTATTGTAG AGTTGCCAAAATCtgtgaagaagaaagagaaatcaaaaaaacagaaaaag AGCAAATTAAGTGTAAAGAGgcgcccccctcctcctcccaactGCGTCCCGCTGTGGGGAAGCTGTAAATCTCCAGGCAATGTGTGCTGCGATTACTGCGCGTTCTGCCAGTGTCGGCTCTTCAGAACTGTCTGTTTCTGCCGAATGGGCAACCCCCGCTGCTGA